The DNA sequence CCGACTTCACCGGGCGCCACGACCACGTCGCCGACCTGCGCGCGAGGATCGGCGCGGCCAACGAGCCCGGCGGGGCGCCGCGGCCCGTCGTCGTCTCGGCGGTGGCCGGGATGGGCGGCGTCGGCAAGACGGCGCTCGCGCTGCGCGCCGCCCACTCCGGCGCCGCCGACTTCCCCGACGGCCAGCTCTACGCCAACCTGCGCGGCGCCCAGGAACATCCGGCCGATCCCGCACAGGTCCTCGCGGGATTTCTGCACGCCCTCGGGGTGGAGGGCGCCGCGCTGCCGGAGCGGCTGGAGGACCGTTCGGCGCTGTTCCGCAGCATGCTGGCCGGGAGGCGGATGCTGGTGGTGCTGGACGACGCCGCCTCCGAGGCGCAGGTGCGCCCCCTCGTACCGGGCGCGCCGGGCTGCGCGGTGCTGATCACCAGCCGCGCGCGGCTGACCGGGCTGGAGAGCGCGCACCTCGTCGATCTGGACGTGTTCGAGCCAGGCCAGGCGCGCGAACTGCTCGCGCGCATCGTCGGCGAGGAGCGAGTCGCCGCCGAGCCCGAGGCGGCGGCCGACATCGCGCGGCTGTGCGGCCATGCCCCGCTGGCTGTGCGTATCGCGGGGGCGCGGTTGAACGGGCGCCGGCAGTGGCCGCTGTCGCGCATGGTGCGGCTGCTGGGCGACGAGCGGCAGCGCCTCGACGAGCTTGCGACCGGCGACCTGGCGGTGCGCGCCACCTTCGCGCTCAGCTACGCCGGACTGGCCGAGTCCACGCGCCGCGTCTTCCGGCTGCTGGGTCTGCTGGAGGCCGGGGACGTCGCCGCGTGGACGGCCGCCGCGCTGTCCGACACCGGCCTGGAGGAAGCGGAGGCGGTGGTCGAGGACCTGGTCGACGCACAACTGCTGACGGTCTCGGGCACTGACGGCACCGGGCAGCTCCGCTACCGCATGCACGACCTGGTGCGCCTTTACGCCCGCGAGCGCTGCGAGGCCGAGGACGCTCCCGAGCAGCGCAAGGCGGCGCTGCGGCGGGCGCTGGGCGGGTGGCTGTGGCTGGCCGAGCAGGCCACCGAATACATCCCCGGTGCGTGCTACGCGACCATGCACGGCCCGGCGGCGCGCTGGCCGCTGCCGTCGTCCGAGGCGACCCGGTTGCTCAGCGAACCCATGGCGTGGTTCGACGCCGAGGCGGGGGCCATGGCCGCGGCGGTGGAACAGGCATGCGGGCTGGGATGGCACGAGGCGGCCTGGGATCTCGCCGGGTGCCTGGAGAAGTACTTCGACGTGCGCGGACGCTTCGCCGATTGGCGCCGCACCCATGAGGCGGCGATCGAGGTGTGCCAGGCGGCGGGCGACATCCGCGGCGAGGCGGTGCTGCGCCGCGGGCTGGCCGACCTGGTCACCTGGGTATCGCAGCAGGACAGCGACAACCCCATGGGCACCATGCTGGAGCAGGCCCAACGGGTGTGGGAGCTGTTCGACCGGTTGGGCGACCGCCGCGGAATGTCGGACGCGCTGGTGATGCGCACCTGGGCGGAGGTGTCGCAAGGCGCCGCCCGCCGTGCAGCGGAGTCCGCCGAGGCGGCCCTGGAGTTGGCGGAGCGCGAGGACTACACGGGCGGGCGGGCGCGCGCCTACCAGGTGCTGGCGGTGGCTGCCCACGGTCTGGGTCGTCCGGACCAGGCGGTCGTCCACCTCACGCGGGCGCTGCAGTTGGCGCGGCTGCTGGGCAACCGGCGCTTCGAGGCCACCGCGATGCAGTTCCTCGGTGCCGCCCAGTGCGAGGCGGGCGAGTTGGAGAAGGGGCGCACCAACCTCGAACGGTCGCTGGCAATGACGCGGGCGCTGGGCGACCGCTACGCCGAGGCGTTCTCGCTGCTGTACCTGGTGCGGCTGTACCTGGCGACCGGTGATCCGCGTGCGCTGTCCACGGCCGCGGAAACCGCTGACCTGAGCCGCCGCTACGGCATGAATCACCACTTGGCCGATGCGCTGGGCCTTCAGGGGCGCGCGCTACTGGAATCGGGCCGCAGCAGGGACGCCGTGGCGGTGCTGGAGGAGTCTGTCGGGATCTGGCGGACGCGCGGATGGCTGGCCTTCCTCGCCCAGGGATTGCGGGACCTTGCCCAGGCCTACACGGCGATCGGAGACGAGGCGTCGGCCGAGCGTGCGAACCGCGAGGCGGACGCGGTCAGCGCGGAGGCGCCGGACGCGACCACCGCGGAGTAGCGGCGAGGGGAGGGGAGTGGGCTGGAAGGCGGCCGACCTGTGACCCACCCGGCACTCGAAGCGGCGCGGGTGCGGGCAAACGTCCGGTAAACTGCGTGCTCAGGCGCCATTAGCTCAAGTGGCAGAGCAACTGACTCTTAATCAGTGGGTTCAAGGTTCGAGTCCTTGATGGCGCACCATATTTTCGCAGGTCACCGGTCCTTCTGGGGTAATGAGGCGCCCGATATCGCGGGCGCGGTTTCTCCGCGGGTGCTCTTATGGCGGCACCGTGTCGATTCCGCAGTCCAGCGGCCTGGGCGTCGCCACTTCCTCTGGCTTCCTCCCTTCCTGACCGCTGGACGATGCGCGCTTTCATTCGAGAGAAGTGCGAAGCGGACCCGCCAGATACCAGCGATTGGTGGGACTTCCGCTTCGCCCCGTCAGATGCGACGCGGATTCGCCTGGAAGATGCAGCCGACCCTCGCAACGACCCGCCCGGAGGTTCCGCGCTTCCTTATGCGCAGGCCTATGACCGGATGGCGCGCATCTCCCCCGAGCGGCCCGCGCGGCCCAGCTGGTGCGGCGACCGGATCCACGCCGTCAGCCTGCGCCTGCAGCGCGACC is a window from the Streptomonospora litoralis genome containing:
- a CDS encoding AfsR/SARP family transcriptional regulator translates to MDFQVLGPLQVRGDSGNLRLSPKLSALLAALLSRPGVVVAEDRLIDALWGEKPPRSATKSLQGYVHHLRKTLGAQSPIERGAFGYLLSVERGRVDSLRFADLAEQGERALERGEAEDAGRRLGEALRLWRGAAFAGQENLPLVREEAARLNEQRQRVAEERFDTELGLGRHGAVVAELSGLVAQHPFRERLRAQLMIAYYRMGRSTEALEVFRQGRDLLVSELGLEPGRELAALEQAVLRNDPALDTPAGDPGADGGAVGTRWVPEPRGGGVAARHEAEDRGEGAPGRAEAPRPRSADASADTAKDMCIHAGTDVNGAVDADTEAEAVPPVPDRGAPGTGASAERSGPPGAAEAAGGPHAPKNPDSSALRNETGNDRAEPNGTAAPPASVRPVPAQLPPDIADFTGRHDHVADLRARIGAANEPGGAPRPVVVSAVAGMGGVGKTALALRAAHSGAADFPDGQLYANLRGAQEHPADPAQVLAGFLHALGVEGAALPERLEDRSALFRSMLAGRRMLVVLDDAASEAQVRPLVPGAPGCAVLITSRARLTGLESAHLVDLDVFEPGQARELLARIVGEERVAAEPEAAADIARLCGHAPLAVRIAGARLNGRRQWPLSRMVRLLGDERQRLDELATGDLAVRATFALSYAGLAESTRRVFRLLGLLEAGDVAAWTAAALSDTGLEEAEAVVEDLVDAQLLTVSGTDGTGQLRYRMHDLVRLYARERCEAEDAPEQRKAALRRALGGWLWLAEQATEYIPGACYATMHGPAARWPLPSSEATRLLSEPMAWFDAEAGAMAAAVEQACGLGWHEAAWDLAGCLEKYFDVRGRFADWRRTHEAAIEVCQAAGDIRGEAVLRRGLADLVTWVSQQDSDNPMGTMLEQAQRVWELFDRLGDRRGMSDALVMRTWAEVSQGAARRAAESAEAALELAEREDYTGGRARAYQVLAVAAHGLGRPDQAVVHLTRALQLARLLGNRRFEATAMQFLGAAQCEAGELEKGRTNLERSLAMTRALGDRYAEAFSLLYLVRLYLATGDPRALSTAAETADLSRRYGMNHHLADALGLQGRALLESGRSRDAVAVLEESVGIWRTRGWLAFLAQGLRDLAQAYTAIGDEASAERANREADAVSAEAPDATTAE